The Hydractinia symbiolongicarpus strain clone_291-10 chromosome 2, HSymV2.1, whole genome shotgun sequence genomic sequence ACTATATTATTCTCTTTTCCgcttttcttattattattagaatCAAAACTAGGTTAGAATGTCAGTAAGGTTTTCTATGTGTTCAACTTTTTCACATTCTGCTGATTTTAGGCTCAATTGAGAAGTCTTGCCATAGAAGCTGCTGAAGATAACGAAGACAAAACATCTCAGTCAACAGTCACCAAAAAATATGTAGATTTTGTTGTGGCCAATGTGGAGTTGaatgctaaaaacaaaagagaacAGATGCTGAAGACAGTAGACTGGGTAATTATGAAAAAGTCTTAAATATTCATCAAGGTAGTTTCCACATCTTGTATTGGCCTACCGTGATGTTGATCTTCAGTGGAAGAAAGAGACGTGTAACTACATTGCTTGTGTGTTTGCATAATTCCTGATaagtttttatgcaaaatgcaaacttatttttgtaattgaaCCCTATTTTATGAAGGCAACtataatttttttggattttaatTATTCATGATCTTAAGGGAAGTAAATTTGACAGAAAGGAATGTTTGATGGTTTCAACAAAAATACGCGAAATTAATAAATCTTTTTTGGTAATTTCTGCTAAATTTAcgtaaaaattaagtttttttcctTATGTCACTTACCAAGGCGAATACATTATGATCATGTCTAcaaattttaatcatttttgttaattgtttttgtttttgtgagtgccaatttttttcaaatgtctTTTTGCAGAACTTTTTTTGAggaacttaaaattttttaattttacaaatgggagtttcaatttgaaaaagttggttttagctaaaagtttttttccctTAAGGTAGTCTTCTTGACAGTATGTTGCTTATTATATAGACTTTGTGTTTAAACCTTTAGTCTCTGAGCAACTTAAAGAGTATAACTGACTCCTTCAACCAGACTCATGTTGCAGATTTATTGCGACTAACAAAAATCGTCAGCAGCATGAAGAATCGTTCCGAAACCTTTCAGGTAAGTTTGCAAACTTTTTActctgtaataaaaaaaaactttgctgtAGTAAGTTGTGTGTTTTTCAGCACATCTGCAAAGATTTGCTAAAACATTTAGCATTATGCTAAACGAATTAGTTAGGCTTCGCTTAGGACATGAAGCACATTTTGGCTGCTCAGATTTGCTAAACAATTAAGCATTATGCTAACCGAATTAGTTAGGCTTCACTTAGGACATGAAGCACATTTCGGCTGCTCAGATTTGCTAAAACATTTAGCattatgctaaccgaattgatTAGGCTTCACTCAGGACATGAAGCACATTTAGGCTGCTCAGATTTGCTAAACAATTAAGCATTACGCTATAAACATAATTCGATCAGGAGATATCTGGCTAATTTAAAAGACATATCTGAAATAATGTTATTGAagagaaaattaatttgaaatgaatcCTTGAATATTGGTATACTATTTTGACATCAAAGAAATCAGGTTTACGAACACCATTACCTATAAAATACATTAAAGACGTTATATAAGCAACAAGTAAATAGTTTCTCCTTTTTTATGTAGGACATGTTTCAAGATAAATACCTCCCTGAAGTTATGCAACTCAAGAATCAATCAATTTATCTTGAGAAGAAGATTGATGATCATCGAATTCAACTCGTTTACCACTCTGACCAACTGCAGAATATGGTTAGTCTTTTATTCTGTGACTTAATCTCTATTCTGTTGTTTTTTGGTGACATAAGCTGTAAAGCAGATGTTTAGTGTGTCAGAAGAGTAACGAATACAAATAATACcattttttaatgataaaaaGTAAGCAATTAGAATAGAAAATCCTCGCGGTACAAATACGTTTTTAAAGAATGTTGTGTATATGCTTTGCCGTCACAACTTTTTATTCACCTCATGAAGGTCAAGTCCTTCTAAAGACGAAGCAGTAGCGTAGCCtggattaaaaaaagaaaaaagggcCAGTGGTTATCGAgacttttcttgttttaaacGCTGTGCAAGTTTCATTCGCCAAACGTGATTATGTCTCAAGACTGATGGTTTATATAGCCTAAAGGACCAAACAAACATGCATTAGTTGTTTTGAAGCAACAATTAGGCTACAGTTGAGCCTATATAACAGAGAAAATTGGGTGCTATtgacgttaaataaaaattttgtgttgtatATACAAATTTCAAGATAAAATTGTGAAAAGGAGGAAGGTATTTATTGTGATACCAGTGGAGGACAACGTTGAATTCGCTGCCAACGTATTGACCAACGTGATTTGTTTCACCGCGACGTGGAAACAGTATACTATAGCTTACGAAAAAGAACCTGATGCGAACTACGACCTAATCAATAAAATGATTTCATAGCCTGAAATGCCTTTTTTTCCCATTATTCTGCTAAAGGATTGCTAGAAGTTTTTGACATAAACATGCAAATTTGGTTTTTTTTTGACGGCCAGTGTGTATTTATTCTGCCTCTTTATATTTGCGCAATTTTCAAGTAAGTTTAAATAACAaatcccccccccaaaaaaacaaaaaaacagattGTTTTTCCGGATAATGTATTGGTGGAAAGATTAAAATGTGGGATTATGATCACCAATTTTGTGTGATTGTAcgcaaaatgtttttcaaaactgattgGCTTATCTTATCCTGTATTGTTTTATTtaccaatgttttttttagagcgCAGAGGTTCAATCcataaagaaaaaactttccTTCGTTCCGCAATCAACCCCACGTAGCACAACTGCCGTAGCTTCTGATACAAAAGAACTCAGTACCGAAAAGTCATTAACTATCGCTACAAACCAACCAGGAACTACTGGTGTTCCTGTTGAAACTAAAAGCATAGAGGCAACTGTGGCGCCTGTGACTGTTGATGGTAAAGAAGAGACTCgtatgttattgtttttatttactgtTAAAACCATTTCTTGAGAGGAGTGTGAAAACATgccattttgcaaaaaaaataaagtagtgATGGCACTTTTTTTGTCACTTTCTAAAACAATTTCTGCAATTTTCCCCTATGTTTCTTATTATAAACATAACTTTCGCAGTAAAATTgatcatgtaaaaaaaaattcatgtagATAATTAACGGCAAGTGCGAAATATGCTGTGGCACTCCTAAAGTGTAACAGGTGTTTTTAACATGACTCTACTTAAAGAAAACGCCTAACTTTTTTTTAAGGTCTCTCGGTAAAAGTAAATTGCGAATTTCTCAAAAATTTACTTGTTTTTATCATGTTTTGGACATGAAACTGTATTGTAACTGCATATAAGCGACAACAAGAGTTTTTACGTAACTTGCTTGTGAATTTAGTTACTCTTTTCTCACGAAACCACAGACTTCTTTGTGCGAAAGAGTCACAGCTAATAAACGTTTCTTATAtattacttctttttttttcaacagcACGACCTTCTACGTCAAACTTTCCTGCCGTTACAGCAACTACACCAGCTGGTAGCGAAGAGTTGGCCGATAATATTACAACGACAGAACACTCAGTATCGTGGAATCAAACTGAAATTAAAACTCCTGATGAGACCACTGAAATTGTGAATGCCACAGAACAGCCACACCTTAACCAAACTGAGGTATGTATTGGTAGTTGTAATGGATATGCTGAGTTTAGAGAAACACATTAGCGTCGTAGAGCATCGGTTATGTCTTCTTTTGTGTCCTCTTTTGACATATCACCGATATCAACATATCGATGTGCGTCACGTTTCTTCCCTAGGATCTAACTGTGCGCGTTATGTTAAAGTGCGCGATGTGCTTGTTTAAGATTGTGGTTGCTCAGCATCTAAACGCAGTTTTAAAAGGGGCTGTAATGAGTTTGGTTTGGTAGTAAAGCCTTTGTTTATTGTTATTGATACAAATCATAGACTGagatttgattttttatttttaattaaaaaacacaCATACACGTACACACACGTTTTGTATTGTATTGTTGATAATAGAACTATAGCATGAGAACGCGAACGACAGCAAGCCTTGTTAACCGGGTTTAAACCCAGCTCTTACCCTAATTCATGAAATCTCTCACACATCTAATTCTCGCGAACAATTGGTTGCGTGAAAATAGGTGGGCAAAATTGATGTGCGCGAAATATTTCCCTTTAAAAGTTACGCAAAAATGAGATTGTGCAAAATTGgttatttctttttatgcataaCCACTCGGGAATTGTAATGTCTGGTTGGCGTAAATCCAAGATCGGGGAACCTTTTTGAGTGGCCATCAGTCATACAAAACGAGCCATTtatgtaaaataaaagttaatattttgtaaacttttaagtttaaaaaacagGCAATACattgatgtgttttttttttagtttcattTTTCTATAAAGAGCGCTAAAAAGTGCGTGAAAATTAGAGTTACGCGAAACCTCGATGGGCGAAAATTAAATGTGCGATGAAAAAGATTCGCGAGTTTAATTAAATACACGAAGATTTTATGAATTAAGGTACATATTGTTTTTCTAGAAAATATCTTCCACAGCTCAACCAGCGCTTGGGCCTGTCCTTCCAAACGAGTCAGGTATACCAAAAGGTGCAGTCGTACCAAGAGAAGAAATAGATGCACAAACTGAAATAATTCAGCCCACCCCTCTTGCAACTGTACAACCCATCAAGGAGTCTAATGACAGTATGTCCACCCCAACCAATGAAAATACGACTTCCACATCTCAAACCACTGTCGGCGGCACTGCACAACCCGATAGGGACTCAGTTTCAAATTTGCAAGGTCCTGTTTTTGAGCAAAAAGCCAAAAAGGAAAGTGAGGGTGATTACCCTTCCTTTGGTTCTAATGATGGACCGATCTCTCCAGGAAATCAAGGCGGACTTAATCCGGGTGATCAAGGTGGTCTTAATCCAGAAGATCAAGGCAGACTTAATCCAGAAAATCAAGGCGGACGTAATTCAAAAGATCAGGACGGACTTAATCCGGGAGATCAAGGTGGACTTAATCCAATAGATCAAGGTGGACTTAATCCAATAGATCAAGACGGACCTAATCCAGAAGATCAACACGGACCTAATCCAGAAGATCAACACGGACCTAATCCAGAAGATCAACGCGAACTTAACCCCGAAGAGGAAGGCGACAATGTTCCAATAAATCAGGGGGGAATTACTCCGAACAACCAAAACAATCCAAA encodes the following:
- the LOC130629736 gene encoding uncharacterized protein LOC130629736 — protein: MIMDKDKELLLSLGKDSDSDDVVEEFKLPPPRSRRSKRKTDNRIVSSSSPFITFKCIFTFVTISIFISGVLLLAFTVLTMQSTMKQLESKIKNLETDLSKKIDADKISSLSNKNDGLVKNLKSAELKYTIVTNQLATVNQSLQKLQKSVVEKSIKHIEPLEKDMDLLKTGMAKTGSSIEGIKESVKELRKDFNRQIDDVQTYVHNYTAQLRSLAIEAAEDNEDKTSQSTVTKKYVDFVVANVELNAKNKREQMLKTVDWSLSNLKSITDSFNQTHVADLLRLTKIVSSMKNRSETFQDMFQDKYLPEVMQLKNQSIYLEKKIDDHRIQLVYHSDQLQNMSAEVQSIKKKLSFVPQSTPRSTTAVASDTKELSTEKSLTIATNQPGTTGVPVETKSIEATVAPVTVDGKEETPRPSTSNFPAVTATTPAGSEELADNITTTEHSVSWNQTEIKTPDETTEIVNATEQPHLNQTEKISSTAQPALGPVLPNESGIPKGAVVPREEIDAQTEIIQPTPLATVQPIKESNDSMSTPTNENTTSTSQTTVGGTAQPDRDSVSNLQGPVFEQKAKKESEGDYPSFGSNDGPISPGNQGGLNPGDQGGLNPEDQGRLNPENQGGRNSKDQDGLNPGDQGGLNPIDQGGLNPIDQDGPNPEDQHGPNPEDQHGPNPEDQRELNPEEEGDNVPINQGGITPNNQNNPKDQDRLNPGFNQPTKRSDHSSEDYENDLDHL